From the Bombus vancouverensis nearcticus chromosome 3, iyBomVanc1_principal, whole genome shotgun sequence genome, one window contains:
- the mus101 gene encoding mutagen-sensitive 101 codes for MTSQGSQIVNINVYFIVSNEYNSEDDCGEDMCHAYNKCCENDLHPIWISEKDCNKMKPNKTDVFVMEKFEGDTFNKLRTFKCSIIGPKCLLVCFNNGEPIPEGTSPVYTTTMRGLCVCASGLSSEEKEHVQKLVEYMGGIFTKQLRSRVTHLVTSSVMSAKYETAIDMKIPIVTKEWIEAIWEMNLKDFVTPHDKMFDKYKASVFLNLVVTSTNLPKRQKEEIKRLINTNGGIFMGPLDGAKVKVVLAPENSPISEKLKYAKKANIACLTPNWVYESINIGYALPFKDYLIKTLKACSTPEKFNVCESFNCSTISSITCDTQQGNYIDETSVTTMSNVSTLDTLYNNVSTVSTTTTVLDRLTFSEAKAAGPFLDGCNIYLAGFASNQRDKLNKILNVGSATRLDDISDALTHVIVGDENRAASELKLLKSKRLCPYILTLEWLEESVKLKRPAPEENFLCGQKNTVVQKVTEPASPLSKKNLQMLQKPKKVSIPSFDIDRKLAMLEKEKESSDLLQHYLQDTADATNDKTMQEFLKPDTLVSGEDNVKTLVDDHESKKKCLKESITLAADDTAVPINQTSTMNDRLFEGLTFVVTGFNEEDNFVVETIMAMNGKVVSSTFAGIPDYGVVPKCGAPLKHTVNEIVTDLFIEDCVNQEQIVEIMYYHKPLSIKKHSTPLSDCVITMSTYVGVERTYLITLAAELGAMCQDIFVRKTNLEKNICRSTHLVCPTPEGNKYNAAVKWKLPAVTAEWLKACAVQSKRVDETPFLVGETIAPERPTETNETDASSLKVNSNQMDLPTEPAARNIITPKRHLSNLQNQDGSSGDKPLINKRLSLLMNKTPQSQFHMSTPETTSSQVSRPNSSPDTRKDWAKWVDNFPESKIEEPPLKKRALSTPLSELKRQLWQKLKSETCDPERNNADETLSRNDDQASKEAPEEAKDDSRITATTPIRKKLEFTDENNALPNNEINMQIAQLDQVLQRASSTPENRYSLSGENADTYSAECSDPIQKFIVKDSQPVDAIVWEDPSHSKRFITHGEQNESIAHEGHTINNDEEESLEEEIEPVKKKPKFMLSGMKDRISYEKVIRDLDGDVSSDACFDISATHLLCIRPSRNEKMLGSIASGKWVLHCMYLRDSEQEGKFLDEEKYEWGNPKSKGIIPDPNDKIEETIAAAAYRWRLRLLKEPNRPFHNMVALLLASGDKYDQFKRLIEAGGGKVVQARPPYDTSPTGKKITHCFVNPKQASQPIDWAMLASKGILCFMPQYLSDHLTAQTPLNPRECVIDEFKKYLTLLPK; via the exons AAATGTTGTGAAAATGATTTACACCCAATATGGATCAGTGAAAAAGATTGTAATAAAATGAAACCTAACAAAACTGATGTCTTTGTAATGGAAAAATTCGAAGGAGATacatttaataaattaagaacATTTAAATGTTC CATAATTGGACCAAAATGTTTATTAGTTTGTTTTAACAATGGAGAACCAATTCCAGAAGGGACAAGCCCAGTGTATACAACAACAATGAGAGGTCTATGTGTATGTGCTTCTGGTTTATCTTCAGAAGAAAAG GAACATGTACAAAAATTAGTAGAATATATGGGAGGAATTTTTACAAAACAGTTACGTAGTCGTGTAACACATCTTGTAACATCATCTGTCATGTCTGCTAAATATGAG aCAGCAATAGATATGAAAATACCAATAGTTACAAAAGAATGGATTGAAGCAATCTGGGAAATGAATTTAAAGGATTTTGTTACACCACATGACAAAATGTTTGATAAATATAAAGCTTCTGTGTTTCTTAACTTAGTTGTAACATCAACAAATCTTCCAAAACGTCAGAAGGAAGAAATTAAACGTTTAATTAACACTAATGGAGGA ATATTTATGGGTCCTTTGGATGGCGCAAAAGTGAAAGTTGTACTTGCACCTGAAAATAGTCCAATAAGTGAGAAGcttaaatatgcaaaaaaagCAAATATTGCTTGTTTAACACCAAATTGGGTATATGAAAGTATAAACATTGGCTATGCTTTGCCTTTTAAAGACTATCTAATTAAGACACTAAAAGCATGTTCCACTCCAGAAAAGTTCAAcg TATGTGAAAGTTTTAATTGTTCTACGATAAGTTCCATAACATGTGACACACAGCAAGGCAATTATATAGATGAAACCTCAGTAACAACAATGAGCAATGTTTCTACCCTCGATACTTTATATAACAACGTTTCTACTG TTTCTACAACTACTACAGTCTTGGATAGACTTACATTTAGTGAAGCTAAAGCGGCTGGTCCGTTTCTAGATGGTTGCAAT ATTTACCTAGCTGGATTCGCTTCTAATCAACGGGATAAActtaacaaaatattaaacGTAGGTAGTGCAACGCGACTTGATGATATATCTGACGCTCTAACACACGTTATCGTCGGGGACGAAAACAGAGCAGCTAGTGAACTAAAACTACTGAAATCGAAAAGATTATG TCCATACATATTGACACTGGAATGGTTGGAAGAAAGTGTCAAATTAAAACGGCCCGCGCCAGAAGAAAATTTTTTATGTGGACAAAAAAATACTGTAGTTCAAAAAGTTACAGAACCAGCGTCACCATTAAGTAAGAag AATTTACAAATGCTACAAAAACCGAAGAAAGTTTCTATACCGTCTTTTGACATAGACCGAAAATTGGCGATgttagaaaaagagaaagaatcaTCCGATCTACTTCAACATTATCTTCAAGATACAGCTG ATGCAACAAATGATAAAACAATGCAAGAATTTTTAAAGCCCGATACACTTGTTTCGGGAGAAGATAATGTTAAAACCTTGgtagatgatcatgaaagtaaaaaaaaatgcTTAAAAGAATCTATAACACTCGCAGCAGATGATACTGCAGTACCGATTAATCAAACATCTACTATGAATGATAGACTATTTGAAG GTTTGACATTTGTCGTAACTGGCTTCAACGAGGAAGATAATTTTGTAGTTGAAACTATAATGGCAATGAATGGAAAAGTAGTTTCAAGTACATTCGCTGGTATTCCAGATTATGGTGTAGTACCAAAATGTGGCGCACCTTTAAAACATACAGTGAATGAAATCGTTACCGATTTGTTTATT GAAGATTGTGTAAATCAGGAACAAATAGTTGAAATTATGTATTATCATAAACCTCTATCTATAAAAAAGCATTCTACCCCATTATCAGACTGTGTTATTACAATGAGCACATATGTTGGAGTAGAACGAACGTATCTTATAACATTAGCTGCGGAATTGGGTGCCAT GTGTCAAGATATTTTCGTTCGTAAAACTAATcttgaaaaaaatatatgtagaagCACCCATTTGGTTTGTCCGACACCCGAAGGAAACAAATATAACGCTGCAGTGAAGTGGAAATTACCAGCTGTTACTGCAGAATGGTTAAAAGCCTGTGCAGTTCAATCGAAACGGGTTGACGAAACACCGTTTCTTGTAGGAGAAACCATAG CTCCTGAAAGACCAACTGAAACTAACGAAACAGACGCAAGTTCACTTAAAGTGAACTCAAATCAAATGGATCTACCAACTGAACCAGCAGCTAGGAACATTATTACTCCAAAACGACATTTATCAAATTTAcaa aatCAAGATGGCAGTTCCGGCGATAAACCGTTAATAAATAAAAGACTCAGTTTACTTATGAACAAAACTCCTCAATCACAGTTTCATATGTCTACGCCAGAAACAACATCTAGTCAAGTATCCAGACCCAATTCTTCACCAGACACAAGAAAAGATTGGGCAAAATGGGTTGATAATTTTCCAGAGTCAAAAATAGAAGAACCTCCTTTAAAAAAAAGGGCACTTAGTACA CCTCTTTCAGAACTTAAAAGACAGTTATGGCAGAAACTAAAAAGTGAGACTTGTGATCCAGAG CGGAATAATGCAGATGAGACATTATCTCGTAACGACGATCAAGCGTCAAAAGAAGCACCGGAAGAAGCAAAAGATGATAGCAGAATAACCGCTACTACTCCCATTAGGAAAAAATTAGAATTCACAGATGAAAATAATGCACTGccaaataatgagattaatat GCAAATTGCACAACTGGATCAAGTACTTCAAAGAGCATCAAGTACTCCGGAGAATAGGTATTCTCTTTCCGGAGAGAATGCAGACACATATAGCGCTGAATGTTCCGATCCTATACAAAAAT TTATTGTAAAAGATTCTCAACCTGTCGATGCTATTGTATGGGAAGATCCCAGCCACTCAAAACGG TTTATAACGCATGGAGAACAAAATGAAAGTATCGCACACGAAGGACATACTATAAACAATGATGAAGAAGAATCCTTAGAAGAAGAAATTGAACCAGTAAAAAAGAAACCAAAATTCATGCTATCAGGCATGAAG GATAGAATATCATATGAAAAAGTGATAAGAGATCTCGACGGTGACGTATCATCGGATGCTTGTTTTGATATAAGTGCAACACATTTGCTTTGTATTAGACCATCAAGGAATGAAAAAATGCTTGGAAGTATAGCATCAGGAAAATGGGTTCTACATTGCATGTATTTGCGGGACTCTGAACAAGAAGGGAAATTCCTTGAT gaagaaaaatatgaatGGGGGAATCCAAAAAGTAAAGGCATTATACCggatcctaatgacaaaattgAAGAAACAATCGCAGCAGCCGCGTATAGATGGAGGCTTAGATTATTAAAAGAACCGAATAGGCCGTTTCACAATATGGTTGCTTTGTTATTAGCTTCTGGGGACAAATACGATCAGTTTAAAAGATTAATCGAAGCTGGAGGTGGGAAAGTTGTCCAAGCACG ACCACCATACGATACAAGTCCAACTGGAAAGAAGATTACTCATTGTTTCGTGAATCCTAAACAAGCCAGTCAACCGATCGACTGGGCAATGTTGGCCAGTAAAGGTATTCTCTGCTTTATGCCACAATATTTAAGCGATCATCTTACTGCACAAACCCCATTAAATCCACGAGAATGTGTAATTGACGAATTTAAGAAGTATTTAACATTATTACCGAAATAA
- the LOC117153950 gene encoding cytochrome P450 6k1 → MAILNSCFLNIFLTIATLVTLLLLYVKYRRTYWQRRGVPTLPAHWFFGNVKDVMQFKKSPSIVIGDLHSEASDNDDVLGIYIFHKPFLLLRNAELIKQILIKDFDYFPDRYFTAQSIRDKIGSSNLFTMHNPEWRQMRTKISPVFSSGKMKKLFHLIGETAGSMIKYLEQQFSHDAKTKTIFVRDIALRYTTDIISSVAFGIKVNSFDPETVQFFEKAQEGTRITFLRAIQFSVMFFFPQFSKWIAGQMLGSSTNYFRKIFWNSMDTRNMTKAKRGDLIDSLIDLKNKNDLKLEGDELVSQAAIFFVAGRESSVTTICFTLYELAKHPEIQKRTREEIHEKLKEHGMTYEAFQSMKYLNQVISETLRIYPPAPLIDRICVKDYKIPGTETVIEKGTPVYVALTGLHRDPRYFSNPQHFDPDRFSDENKDNIKQCTYMPFGDGPRVCVGVRLGLLQSSMALIAILKDYEISLDPTCNKDGIDVRNVFLTVTEDFRLNFTKL, encoded by the exons ATGGCAATACTAAACTCCTGCTTTCTCAATATTTTTCTTACGATCGCCACCCTTGTGACGCTCCTGCTTTTATACGTAAAGTATAGACGTACCTACTGGCAAAGACGAGGTGTTCCTACCCTACCTGCCCACTGGTTCTTTGGTAACGTAAAAGATGTGATGCAATTTAAAAAATCTCCGTCCATTGTGATCGGTGATCTACACAGTGAAGCTTCAGACAACGACGATGTTCTtggaatttacattttccacAAACCGTTCTTGTTATTGAGAAATGCGGAATTAATTAAACAGATTTTAATCAAGGACTTTGATTATTTCCCGGATCGTTATTTCACGGCTCAATCAATTCGCGATAAAATAGGAAGCAGTAATCTCTTCACGATGCACAATCCGGAATGGAGACAAATGag GACAAAAATATCGCCGGTGTTCAGCAGCGGGAAAATGAAGAAACTTTTTCATTTGATCGGCGAAACCGCTGGTTCAATGATCAAATACTTAGAACAGCAATTTTCACATGACGCGAAAACGAAAACTATTTTCGTAAGGGATATTGCCTTGAGATATACGACTGACATTATATCTTCCGTCGCTTTTGGAATTAAAGTAAATTCGTTCGATCCTGAAACGGTACAATTCTTTGAAAAAG CTCAAGAAGGCACTCGAATAACGTTTCTTCGTGCTATCCAATTTAGCGTTATGTTCTTCTTTCCACAATTTTCGAAGTGGATTGCCGGTCAAATGCTAGGATCGTCTACAAATTACTTCCGTAAAATATTTTGGAATTCTATGGATACCAGAAATATGACCAAAGCTAAGCGAGGGGACTTGATCGATTCTTTAAtagatttgaaaaataaaaatgatttga AGCTTGAGGGCGATGAATTAGTGAGTCAAGCAGCAATCTTTTTCGTTGCTGGTCGTGAATCAAGCGTAACAACTATATGCTTCACGCTTTACGAACTTGCTAAACATCCGGAGATTCAGAAACGAACGCGAGAAGAAATTCACGAGAAATTGAAGGAACATGGAATGACTTACGAGGCCTTCCAGAGTATGAAATATCTGAATCAAGTTATTTCGGAAACTCTACGAATTTATCCTCCAGCTCCACTTATTGACCGTATTTGTGTGAAAGACTACAAG ATTCCAGGAACTGAGACAGTTATAGAAAAAGGTACACCCGTCTATGTGGCTTTAACGGGTCTCCACCGTGACCCAAGATATTTTTCAAATCCACAGCATTTTGATCCTGACAGATTTAGCGacgaaaataaagataatatcAAACAATGCACGTACATGCCTTTTGGCGATGGACCAAGAGTTTGCGtcg GAGTACGACTCGGTCTATTGCAAAGTAGTATGGCTTTAATTGCGATACTTAAAGATTACGAAATTTCATTAGATCCCACATGCAACAAAGATGGCATTGATGTTCGTAATGTTTTCTTGACAGTAACGGAAGACTTTAGGTTAAATTTTACAAAACTATAA